In Urechidicola croceus, a single window of DNA contains:
- a CDS encoding transglutaminase family protein: MALKIVISHKTVYKYDRMVSLSPHIFRLRPAPHSRTPIEAYSIKIKPENQFFNWQQDPFGNYIARLVFPEKTNELSIEVEIIADLKTINPFDFFVEEAAEEYPFEYSETIKKELQPYLEITDHGELLKNFISTIDYTPRKTIYFLIDINRKIYEYLNYNIRMDPGVQTCEESLASRSGSCRDYAWLFVQVLRHLGFGARFVSGYLVQLKSDEKSLDGPSGPDEDFTDLHAWVEVYLPGAGWIGFDATSGLLAGEGHIPLACTPSFESASPVSGATDVCETEFFFENSVKRIFESPRVTKPYTEKQWNEINKLGYKVEKQLEKGDVRLTMGGEPTFVSIDDMESPEWNTDADGPHKRKLANDLSGRLLEKFGKGGFLHHAQGKWYPGEPLPRWQIEICWRKDGRPIWFNKELLTSFAENPFIPANGDKLFLETLTKYLRVSTQHITPTYEDAFHLLWEEGNLPIDFNPSEDKDASIATKKLTEILERGTSEPVGYVLPLNKTEGKWFTSEWQFRRKHLFLTPGNSPIGLRLPLASLMVKPEHEIFPVYEPDLFSKKKRLPSFKKIVTKRNQEFLDYGLETNLPNYFVRTALCSEIREGKLFLFLPPLDTAETFLDLISSIELTAKELNIPVILEGYDPPKDNRLESLKITPDPGVIEVNVHPVSNWKDLTENTFTIYEQAKQARLGTEKFMLDGKHTGTGGGNHVTLGGITPKDSPLLRKPSLLRSLITFWQHHPGLSYLFSGAFVGPTSQAPRVDEARLDNLYELEIAFSQIPKDGKVPFWLTDRLFRHLLTDLTGNTHRSEFCIDKLYSPDSTSGRLGILELRGFDMPPHPQMSLMQMLLVRTLVAWFWKKPYEHKLVRWGTELHDKFLIEHYVREDIKDIISQLNNAGYKFKEDWFDPFFEFRFPLHGMVEINNIHLELRAGIEPWNVLGEEMTGGGTARYVDSSLERIQVKVSSFTEERFVLTCNGVKVQLNSTGVQGEYVAGIRYKAWDPHSALHPTIEVDTPLVFDIVDTWNKRSIGGCTYFVVHPGGRSYDTYPVNSYEAESRRINRFWEFGHTQGEIDPIENINPDVENLSRKVEEKSSSKRFKFKELPVNFEFPHTLDLRNK, from the coding sequence ATGGCATTAAAAATCGTAATTTCACACAAAACAGTCTATAAATATGATCGAATGGTATCTTTATCTCCTCATATTTTTAGGCTAAGACCTGCTCCACACAGCCGAACTCCTATTGAAGCTTATTCCATAAAAATAAAACCAGAAAATCAATTTTTTAATTGGCAACAAGACCCTTTTGGAAATTATATTGCTCGTTTGGTTTTTCCTGAAAAAACTAATGAGTTGTCTATTGAAGTTGAAATTATTGCAGATTTAAAAACCATTAATCCATTTGATTTCTTTGTAGAAGAAGCTGCTGAAGAATATCCCTTTGAATATAGTGAGACTATCAAAAAAGAATTGCAACCTTACTTAGAGATTACCGACCATGGAGAACTACTTAAAAACTTTATAAGTACGATTGATTATACACCTCGAAAGACTATTTATTTTTTAATTGATATCAATAGAAAGATTTACGAGTATTTAAATTACAATATTCGTATGGATCCCGGTGTTCAAACTTGTGAAGAAAGTTTAGCAAGCAGAAGCGGTTCATGTAGAGATTACGCTTGGTTATTTGTTCAAGTATTACGCCATTTAGGCTTTGGAGCACGATTTGTATCTGGATATTTAGTACAATTAAAATCAGATGAAAAATCATTAGATGGTCCATCGGGGCCAGACGAAGATTTTACTGATTTACATGCTTGGGTAGAAGTTTATCTTCCAGGTGCTGGTTGGATTGGTTTTGATGCAACTTCAGGATTACTTGCTGGTGAAGGACATATCCCATTGGCTTGTACTCCGTCTTTTGAAAGTGCATCACCAGTTTCTGGAGCAACTGATGTATGTGAAACAGAATTCTTTTTTGAAAATTCAGTTAAGAGAATATTTGAATCTCCAAGAGTTACCAAACCATATACTGAAAAACAATGGAATGAAATAAACAAATTAGGATATAAAGTTGAAAAACAATTAGAAAAAGGAGATGTAAGATTAACTATGGGTGGTGAACCTACTTTCGTATCTATTGACGATATGGAATCTCCTGAATGGAATACAGATGCGGATGGACCTCATAAACGCAAGTTAGCAAATGATCTCTCTGGAAGATTGCTTGAGAAATTTGGTAAAGGTGGTTTTTTACATCATGCTCAAGGAAAATGGTATCCTGGTGAACCATTACCTAGATGGCAAATTGAAATTTGCTGGAGAAAAGATGGTAGACCAATTTGGTTTAATAAAGAATTACTTACTTCATTTGCTGAAAATCCATTTATTCCAGCAAATGGTGATAAATTATTTTTAGAAACACTTACTAAATATTTAAGAGTTTCTACTCAACATATTACTCCTACTTATGAGGACGCCTTTCATTTGTTATGGGAAGAGGGTAATTTACCTATAGATTTTAATCCTTCTGAAGATAAAGATGCTTCCATAGCAACTAAAAAATTAACAGAAATTCTTGAAAGAGGAACTTCTGAACCTGTAGGTTATGTACTCCCTTTAAATAAAACCGAAGGTAAATGGTTTACAAGTGAATGGCAATTTAGAAGAAAACACTTGTTTTTAACACCAGGTAACTCTCCAATTGGTTTAAGATTACCTTTGGCTTCTTTAATGGTAAAACCAGAACATGAAATATTTCCTGTTTATGAGCCAGATCTTTTTTCAAAAAAGAAAAGATTGCCAAGTTTTAAAAAGATAGTTACTAAAAGAAACCAAGAATTTTTAGATTATGGACTAGAAACTAATTTGCCCAATTATTTTGTACGTACAGCATTATGTTCAGAAATTAGAGAAGGAAAATTATTCTTATTCTTGCCACCATTAGATACTGCTGAAACATTTTTAGATTTAATATCATCTATTGAATTAACAGCAAAAGAGTTGAACATCCCGGTAATTTTAGAAGGCTATGACCCTCCAAAAGATAATCGTTTAGAATCTCTTAAAATAACTCCTGATCCTGGTGTTATTGAAGTAAATGTACACCCTGTTTCAAACTGGAAAGATCTTACAGAAAATACTTTTACTATATATGAACAAGCAAAACAAGCACGTTTAGGTACTGAAAAATTTATGTTGGACGGAAAACATACTGGTACTGGTGGTGGAAACCATGTAACTTTAGGAGGTATTACTCCAAAGGACAGTCCGTTATTGCGTAAACCTAGTTTATTGCGAAGTTTAATAACCTTCTGGCAACATCATCCTGGGCTTTCTTACTTATTTTCTGGTGCTTTTGTTGGACCAACTAGTCAGGCTCCACGAGTAGATGAAGCACGATTAGATAATTTATATGAACTAGAAATTGCTTTTAGTCAAATACCTAAAGATGGAAAAGTTCCTTTTTGGTTAACAGATAGATTGTTTAGACATTTATTAACAGATCTTACAGGAAATACGCATCGTTCAGAATTTTGTATTGATAAACTATATTCACCAGATTCTACATCAGGAAGGTTAGGAATTTTAGAATTACGAGGTTTTGATATGCCTCCACATCCTCAAATGAGTTTAATGCAAATGCTTCTTGTAAGAACACTTGTTGCTTGGTTCTGGAAAAAACCATACGAGCACAAGTTAGTTCGTTGGGGAACAGAATTACATGATAAATTTTTAATAGAACATTATGTTAGAGAAGATATAAAAGATATTATATCGCAATTAAATAATGCTGGATATAAATTTAAAGAAGACTGGTTTGACCCATTCTTTGAATTTAGATTTCCATTGCATGGTATGGTTGAAATAAACAATATTCATCTTGAATTAAGGGCAGGTATTGAACCTTGGAATGTTTTAGGGGAAGAAATGACAGGAGGTGGAACAGCACGATATGTTGACTCATCTTTAGAAAGAATACAAGTAAAAGTTTCTAGTTTCACAGAAGAAAGATTTGTCTTAACTTGCAACGGTGTAAAAGTCCAATTAAACAGTACTGGCGTTCAAGGTGAATATGTAGCAGGAATTAGATATAAAGCCTGGGATCCACATTCAGCATTACACCCAACAATTGAAGTAGATACTCCACTTGTTTTTGATATTGTTGATACTTGGAATAAGCGTTCCATAGGTGGTTGTACATATTTTGTAGTGCATCCAGGAGGAAGATCTTACGACACTTATCCTGTGAATAGTTATGAAGCAGAATCACGTAGAATAAATCGCTTTTGGGAATTTGGACATACACAAGGAGAAATAGATCCTATAGAAAATATTAACCCAGATGTAGAAAATCTAAGCAGAAAAGTTGAGGAAAAAAGTAGTTCTAAGAGATTTAAATTTAAAGAATTACCAGTTAATTTTGAATTTCCACATACGCTTGATTTGAGAAATAAATAA
- a CDS encoding NAD(P)-dependent alcohol dehydrogenase codes for MSTTTVKAYGATGSTEDLKPLDIQRRIVGLDDIKIDITYCGVCHSDIHTVRNDWKGSTYPVVPGHEIIGRIVEIGNGVSNYKVGDLVGVGCLVDSCHTCSSCEQNLEQFCENGATFTYNSIDKHISGAQTYGGYSTSVVVDKQFVLRIPENLDEAATAPLLCAGITTWSPLSHWKVKKGDKVGVIGLGGLGHMGVKFANALGAHVVMITTSPEKGKDAKRLGAHEVLVSKDPEDMKKHQGSFDFILNTIPVGHEMDPYLGLLKIDATMVLVGAVEPLKPFHGGGIIMGRKRIAGSLIGGIKETQEMLDFCGEHNITSDIELINMQDINTAYDRVTGNDVKYRFVIDMASLKS; via the coding sequence ATGTCAACAACAACAGTAAAAGCATATGGAGCAACAGGCTCTACAGAAGATTTAAAACCCTTAGATATACAACGAAGAATAGTTGGTCTAGATGATATAAAAATAGATATAACATATTGTGGCGTGTGTCATAGTGATATACATACAGTAAGAAATGATTGGAAAGGTTCTACGTATCCTGTGGTTCCAGGTCATGAAATTATTGGTCGTATAGTAGAAATAGGAAATGGTGTTAGTAATTACAAAGTAGGAGATTTGGTAGGAGTTGGCTGTTTAGTAGATTCGTGCCATACATGTTCATCTTGTGAACAAAATTTAGAACAGTTTTGCGAAAATGGTGCTACATTCACATATAATAGTATTGACAAGCATATTTCAGGAGCACAAACTTATGGTGGATATTCAACATCAGTAGTTGTCGATAAACAATTTGTATTGCGAATACCAGAAAATTTAGATGAAGCTGCAACGGCTCCGTTATTGTGTGCAGGTATCACAACTTGGTCACCATTAAGTCATTGGAAAGTGAAAAAAGGGGATAAGGTTGGTGTCATTGGTTTAGGAGGTTTAGGGCATATGGGCGTAAAATTTGCAAATGCACTAGGCGCACATGTTGTAATGATTACCACTTCTCCTGAAAAAGGTAAAGATGCTAAAAGGTTAGGAGCACATGAAGTTTTAGTTTCTAAAGATCCGGAAGACATGAAGAAACATCAAGGTAGTTTTGATTTTATATTGAACACAATACCTGTTGGTCATGAAATGGATCCGTATTTAGGACTGCTAAAAATAGATGCAACAATGGTACTAGTTGGTGCTGTAGAACCTTTAAAACCATTTCACGGAGGAGGTATTATTATGGGAAGAAAGCGTATTGCAGGTTCCTTAATAGGAGGAATTAAAGAAACTCAAGAAATGTTAGATTTTTGTGGAGAACACAATATTACAAGTGATATTGAACTTATCAATATGCAAGATATAAATACTGCGTATGATCGAGTTACAGGCAATGATGTAAAGTACCGATTTGTAATTGATATGGCTTCATTAAAAAGTTAA
- a CDS encoding dienelactone hydrolase family protein, producing the protein MKTLKLLLFLFTIILTSCNKKAKQNTAVETTNDVEVILDGQEITYNTDTTEMKGYIVYDKNTSKKRPGVIVVHEWWGHNDYTRERADMLAELGYTAIAIDMYGDGKQAAHPGDAGKFSGMVMKNIDEAKARFDSALQLLKKHPSVDETKIAAIGYCFGGSVVLTMANLGEDLDAVAAFHSGVHLPVMPNDKLKAKVLVANGAEDPFVSPESVVTFKREMDSVKADYQYITYENAKHAYTSKGATALGEKFNLPLEYNAEADAKSWQALQNLLTVTFNN; encoded by the coding sequence ATGAAAACACTAAAGTTATTACTTTTTCTATTTACAATCATATTAACTTCTTGTAATAAAAAAGCAAAACAAAACACAGCAGTAGAAACTACAAATGATGTTGAAGTTATTCTAGATGGTCAGGAAATTACTTATAACACTGATACTACTGAAATGAAGGGCTATATTGTTTATGATAAAAACACAAGTAAAAAAAGACCAGGAGTCATAGTCGTGCACGAATGGTGGGGTCACAATGACTACACACGCGAAAGAGCAGATATGCTTGCCGAACTTGGTTATACAGCAATTGCAATTGATATGTATGGAGATGGTAAACAGGCTGCACATCCTGGTGACGCAGGGAAATTTTCTGGAATGGTAATGAAAAATATTGACGAAGCAAAGGCACGTTTTGATTCGGCTTTACAGTTGCTTAAAAAGCATCCTTCCGTAGATGAAACAAAAATTGCTGCTATTGGATATTGTTTTGGAGGTAGTGTTGTACTTACTATGGCAAATTTAGGAGAAGATTTAGACGCAGTTGCAGCATTTCATAGTGGTGTACATCTACCAGTTATGCCAAATGATAAATTAAAGGCCAAAGTATTAGTTGCTAATGGTGCTGAAGATCCGTTTGTATCTCCAGAATCTGTAGTTACTTTTAAACGTGAAATGGATAGTGTTAAAGCAGATTATCAATACATAACTTATGAAAACGCAAAACATGCTTATACTAGTAAAGGTGCAACAGCATTAGGTGAAAAGTTTAATTTGCCACTAGAATATAATGCAGAAGCAGATGCAAAATCATGGCAAGCATTACAGAATTTATTAACGGTAACATTTAATAACTAA
- a CDS encoding LacI family DNA-binding transcriptional regulator, producing MPNKNVVTLKKLAKELGISISTVSRALSNHPDISSETKARVKETAKRLHYIPNLFAKGFRTHKTFIIGLIVPDISHYFTSTLIKGIMQEAELNGYKVIVSESRNNELKQTEMLQTMNQFGVDGVLLSLARTTKNFDEIINTLQLRPLVLVDKVSTKVPCTQIVIDDEDAAFRIVEHLIQTGKKRIAIIKETEKSFNSEMRYLGYIRALKTYKIEIDKSLILSSEDISMEQGKRLGTLLISMKNRPDGIFCITDSAAIGVIKALNHNKIPIPNEIAVAGFSNNKASVIIQPKLTTIDQPGKKIGEVAVKYLLEEINNDIKVSNKTIEIKTNLIVRDSTFKSNYT from the coding sequence TTGCCAAATAAAAATGTTGTCACTCTAAAAAAGTTAGCTAAAGAACTTGGCATTTCAATTTCGACAGTTTCAAGAGCATTAAGTAATCATCCAGATATTAGTTCTGAAACAAAAGCACGTGTTAAAGAAACTGCTAAACGTTTACATTATATTCCAAATTTGTTTGCCAAAGGTTTTAGAACTCACAAAACATTTATAATTGGCTTAATAGTTCCTGACATATCACATTATTTTACATCTACTCTCATAAAAGGCATTATGCAGGAAGCTGAATTGAATGGATACAAAGTAATTGTTTCTGAATCTAGAAATAATGAATTAAAACAAACTGAAATGCTGCAAACAATGAATCAATTTGGTGTTGATGGTGTTTTATTATCATTAGCTAGAACCACTAAAAATTTTGATGAAATAATAAACACATTGCAACTAAGACCTTTAGTTTTGGTTGATAAGGTTTCTACCAAAGTACCTTGTACACAAATTGTTATAGATGATGAGGATGCGGCATTTAGAATAGTCGAGCATTTAATACAAACAGGTAAAAAAAGAATTGCCATAATTAAAGAAACCGAAAAATCATTTAATTCTGAGATGCGCTATTTAGGCTATATAAGGGCACTTAAAACGTATAAAATTGAAATTGACAAAAGTTTAATACTAAGTTCTGAAGATATTTCAATGGAACAAGGAAAAAGACTCGGAACACTATTAATAAGTATGAAAAATAGGCCTGATGGAATATTTTGCATTACCGATTCTGCAGCTATTGGAGTTATAAAAGCATTAAATCATAATAAAATTCCCATTCCTAATGAAATTGCAGTTGCAGGTTTTAGTAATAATAAAGCTTCAGTAATTATTCAACCAAAATTAACAACAATAGATCAACCAGGAAAAAAAATTGGAGAAGTTGCTGTTAAATATTTACTAGAAGAAATAAATAATGATATAAAAGTGTCTAATAAAACAATTGAAATAAAAACGAATTTAATAGTACGTGATTCCACTTTTAAATCTAATTATACATAA
- a CDS encoding alkene reductase, with amino-acid sequence MSTQPLLTPYHKNINLKNRIVMAPMTRSRANNEGNVPTDELQGLYYEQRASAGLIITEGSQVSERAVGYINTPGIYSEEQVEGWKKVTKRVHNKGGKIFIQIWHVGRMSHPDFHNGELPLSASAINPNSKSFTPEGFKETVTPKEMTLEDIKITINDFKTAAANAVKAGFDGVEIHSSNGYLFHQFFNGTSNTRTDEYGGSIENKARFFFEVLDAVKEVMPQESIGVRFNPSLDGVFGMTMDEETIPTFEYIIKKLNDYNLAYVHLSEPFTDVSEIPYAVTEIAKHFRPLYNGTLMINTAFDQEKGNKVIMNGDADLVAYGKPFISNPDLVERFENNLNIAKWDEDTFYTTGVKGYTDYPKAVK; translated from the coding sequence ATGAGCACACAACCATTATTAACACCATATCACAAAAATATAAACTTAAAAAACAGGATTGTTATGGCACCTATGACACGAAGTAGGGCTAATAATGAAGGCAATGTACCTACAGATGAACTTCAAGGTTTGTATTATGAACAACGTGCATCTGCAGGACTTATTATTACTGAAGGTTCGCAGGTTTCTGAGCGTGCGGTTGGTTATATAAACACACCTGGAATTTATTCAGAAGAGCAAGTAGAAGGATGGAAAAAAGTTACAAAACGTGTACATAATAAAGGCGGTAAAATCTTTATTCAAATATGGCATGTAGGACGTATGTCACATCCTGATTTTCACAATGGAGAATTACCATTATCTGCTTCGGCAATAAATCCAAATTCAAAATCTTTTACTCCTGAAGGATTTAAAGAAACTGTGACTCCAAAGGAAATGACACTCGAGGATATTAAAATAACTATAAATGATTTTAAAACTGCTGCCGCAAATGCTGTGAAAGCAGGATTTGATGGTGTAGAAATACATTCATCTAACGGTTATTTATTTCATCAGTTTTTTAATGGAACTTCAAACACACGAACAGATGAGTATGGAGGAAGTATTGAAAATAAAGCACGTTTCTTTTTTGAAGTATTAGATGCGGTAAAAGAGGTGATGCCACAAGAAAGTATTGGAGTTCGATTTAACCCTTCTTTAGATGGTGTTTTTGGAATGACTATGGATGAAGAAACCATTCCAACATTTGAGTATATTATAAAAAAATTGAACGATTACAATTTAGCCTATGTACACCTATCAGAACCATTTACTGATGTTTCTGAAATACCATATGCTGTTACAGAAATAGCAAAACATTTCAGACCTTTATACAATGGAACCTTGATGATCAATACAGCATTTGACCAAGAAAAAGGGAATAAAGTCATAATGAATGGTGATGCAGATTTAGTTGCCTATGGTAAGCCATTTATTTCTAACCCAGATTTAGTAGAGCGTTTTGAAAATAATTTAAATATAGCCAAATGGGATGAAGATACTTTTTATACTACAGGTGTAAAAGGTTATACAGATTACCCAAAAGCAGTTAAATAA
- a CDS encoding DMT family transporter, translated as MWMYLGLLAALFLGLHNLCKKHAVQGNEVFPVLLGTITAGFILLLPLYLSSRFSPEYTKEIGFYIDPISLKVHGFIFIKSMIMAASWVLAYQALKHLPITIVTPIRSAGPFFTFIGAIIIYQERPTFWQWIGFFLIIFSVMLYSRIGKKEGINFKKNKWIFAIIGATFLGASSGLYDKFLIQYQKLTPQTLQFWFCWYTILILLVILVFTWFPYTEKRKNFKWRWTIPAVGILLQTADYFYFKALQDPEALIMLLSAIKRSQILIAVLVGGVIFKEHNKRKKLVPLIGIMIGVFLIMYTS; from the coding sequence ATGTGGATGTATTTGGGTCTTTTAGCGGCATTATTTTTAGGATTACATAACTTATGTAAAAAACATGCAGTACAAGGAAACGAAGTGTTTCCAGTACTTTTAGGAACGATAACTGCTGGTTTTATACTCTTACTACCACTCTACTTAAGTTCACGATTTTCACCAGAATACACAAAAGAAATTGGTTTTTATATTGATCCTATTTCATTGAAAGTTCATGGTTTTATATTCATAAAATCTATGATTATGGCAGCATCTTGGGTGTTGGCTTATCAAGCATTGAAACACTTACCAATAACCATCGTAACTCCTATACGTTCTGCAGGACCATTTTTCACTTTTATTGGTGCTATAATAATTTATCAAGAAAGACCAACTTTTTGGCAATGGATAGGTTTTTTTCTTATTATATTTTCTGTGATGCTTTATTCGAGGATTGGTAAAAAAGAAGGAATCAATTTCAAAAAAAATAAATGGATTTTCGCTATAATTGGAGCTACTTTTTTAGGTGCTTCAAGTGGATTGTATGACAAATTTTTAATTCAATATCAAAAATTAACACCACAAACATTACAATTTTGGTTCTGTTGGTATACAATATTAATACTACTAGTTATATTAGTATTTACATGGTTTCCTTATACTGAAAAACGTAAAAACTTTAAATGGAGATGGACCATTCCTGCAGTTGGTATCTTATTGCAAACAGCAGATTATTTTTACTTTAAAGCATTACAGGATCCAGAAGCATTAATCATGCTACTATCTGCCATAAAACGAAGTCAAATATTAATTGCTGTACTCGTAGGTGGAGTTATTTTTAAAGAACATAATAAACGTAAGAAACTAGTTCCATTGATAGGAATTATGATTGGTGTATTCTTGATTATGTATACTTCATAA
- a CDS encoding Crp/Fnr family transcriptional regulator, translating to MHPLITNHVKRYINPSDKDLDLFYSSFNNISIAKGKFLLQPGTHVKHEYFVVKGCLKAYYIDDKGHRHIIQFAIENWWVGDFEAFYNNVPSRLYIETLEDSILLSIHYDKLQELFKVAPIFERYFRLLTTNAFIAQRKRILSSLEKNTKERYVEFCESYPNIEDRVPNYHIANYLGVSAESLSRVRSKLKR from the coding sequence ATGCATCCATTAATCACAAATCATGTTAAACGATATATCAATCCTTCAGATAAGGATTTAGATTTGTTTTACTCATCTTTTAACAATATTTCTATTGCTAAAGGCAAATTTTTACTGCAACCAGGTACTCATGTCAAGCATGAGTATTTTGTTGTAAAAGGATGTTTAAAAGCTTATTATATTGACGATAAAGGCCATAGGCATATTATACAATTTGCAATTGAAAATTGGTGGGTTGGAGATTTTGAAGCTTTTTACAATAATGTCCCTTCACGATTGTATATAGAAACTCTAGAAGATTCAATCTTACTTTCTATTCATTATGATAAACTTCAAGAACTTTTTAAAGTTGCTCCAATTTTTGAACGTTATTTTAGATTACTTACAACCAATGCTTTTATAGCACAACGAAAGCGAATTTTATCATCTTTAGAAAAGAATACTAAAGAGCGTTATGTTGAGTTTTGCGAATCGTATCCTAATATAGAAGATAGAGTTCCTAATTATCATATTGCTAATTATTTAGGTGTATCTGCGGAAAGTTTAAGTAGAGTCCGTTCAAAATTAAAACGTTAA
- a CDS encoding cold-shock protein, which translates to MSKGTVKFFNDAKGFGFITESGVEKDHFVHISGLVDEIREGDEVEFDLQEGNKGLNAVNVKVI; encoded by the coding sequence ATGAGTAAAGGAACAGTAAAATTTTTCAATGACGCAAAAGGATTTGGATTTATCACAGAATCAGGAGTTGAAAAAGACCACTTTGTACACATTTCTGGATTAGTAGATGAAATTCGTGAAGGCGATGAAGTTGAATTTGATCTACAAGAAGGTAACAAAGGCTTAAACGCAGTAAACGTAAAAGTTATTTAA
- a CDS encoding OsmC family protein — MKFTRKANAQWKGSGKEGKGTLTSASKVLDKTPYSFHTRFEDGEKGTNPEELIGAAHAGCFTMQLSFLLNEENFTATTLDVDATVTFEDGAVTKITLNLEGDVPNIDAEQFQQIAHKAKEVCPISKLLDTNIELKVTLTNS; from the coding sequence ATGAAATTCACTAGAAAAGCAAATGCTCAATGGAAAGGCAGCGGAAAAGAAGGAAAAGGAACTTTAACATCAGCAAGTAAAGTGCTTGATAAAACTCCATATTCATTTCATACTCGTTTTGAAGATGGAGAAAAAGGAACAAATCCAGAAGAGTTAATTGGTGCAGCGCATGCAGGATGTTTTACAATGCAATTGAGTTTTTTGCTAAATGAAGAAAATTTCACAGCTACTACGTTAGATGTTGATGCAACGGTAACTTTTGAAGATGGAGCAGTAACTAAAATCACCTTAAATCTTGAAGGTGATGTTCCTAATATTGATGCCGAACAATTTCAACAAATTGCTCATAAAGCCAAGGAAGTTTGTCCAATATCAAAATTATTAGATACAAACATTGAATTAAAAGTCACATTAACAAACTCATAG